The Mytilus galloprovincialis chromosome 3, xbMytGall1.hap1.1, whole genome shotgun sequence genomic interval ATAGATATGAATTAAAAACACCATACAATAcattctattttgtattttatataaaatatttatcagtttttgaTCACACAACGGAATACTATCACATCAATTGGTCCTGCCTTACTCCACATCATCCTCTTCTAAATTCTTTATTGTAGGTCCTTTACTAAGACTTAACcgctgaaaaaaaattaaagacttaAACATTGATCTGCAAGGGAGCAGGAAATCTAAtcttaatgataatattttaAGTTATGACTGCAACAGTGTTCATGGATTTTCTGTACAAGTACCATGAGAGGCATGATTTTTGGGAACTTTCTGTCCCTTACATCATGTATAATGAATCTATACAAGTAATGCAAAATCTGTTTCCTTTTATTTATCAACATCATTACATGGTTTACTCAAGTGAGATACTGTGTGCttagaaacaatttttttttatgtgtactaCAATAGTTTAGTGTGAGCTAGCTTCTTTATTCCAAGATAACCTGTAATAATTTACACTGGATATCTCCTACTATAAACTATATGTAATTACTATTTAATATGTTGGTAGCAACAGAATTCCCAGAAAAAACTTTATTACTCTTATGGTTTATTGTGGGTTATATATTTTTACAAGGTTTACTGTGGCCAGTGTGGGATTTCGTCAATATGTCTGAATATTCTGACCTGGTTTACTGTTGGTACCTTCAAGCCCATTAACATTTGCATAGTTAACACACACTTTTGTCTGAAGATAAGAACCTTGTTTTACTGTCGGTTATTCCATTATGCCTTGTAAtctcaaattttatatttgaagaTACGGACCTAGTTTACTGTTGGTTATTCCTGTTTGCCTTATAACACTTACAGTATACAACTAACTCATATTTTTGTCATAATATATCTATACTAACCTGGTTTACTGTTGGCAGTTTCTGGATGAGTAATTGGAACACTTGTGGTGGTAATGTTTGTTGTAAGACTTGTAGGAGATGTTGAGGTTGTCCACACACTGCTACAGCAACACTCAGATGTTCAACTCCCTCTTCAATTTCTCCTGTAAACAGTAAAACATAGTATGTGATTAAGTGTGTAAACATGAAAACCAGgagatttgattttgattttctgtGTTTATATGCCATTTTCAGCACACcttttgggctatttcatggCCGCCAGTTTGACAACCAGTGTAGATTTACATACAAAGCTGCATTAAAATTGTTGTAACTTGAAGGAACATCTTTTAGGTATCTTGCATTTGACTTAATATGTTTATTACATAAGTTGCTTAAAACAGACAcaattttactttatactaaTTTCATTACTTATTAAATGGCCTTTTGCAAGGTACAAAATTCTGAAAACATCAAACAAAGTTTATGCTTTTTTCCATTGGCAGACGAAATTTTCTGCTCTTCATTTTATTCAATCCACTTTGCACAAGTTGCCTTCATgacctataaaaaagaagatgtggtatgattgccaatgagacaactatcaacaaaagaccaaaatgacacagacattaacaactataggtcaccgtacagccttcaacaatgagcaaagcccataccgcatagtcagctataaaaggcccggataagacaatgtaaaacaattcaaacgagaaaactaacggccttatttatgtaaaaaaatgaacgaaaaacaaatatgtaacaataaacaaacgacaaccactgaattacaggctcctactttgggacaggcacatacataaataatgtggcggggttaaacatgttagcgggatcccaaccctaaATTACTGAAGATTAACAATTGATAAAAAGATGACTGCTTAACATTCTGTTTTAATCatttctaaacatgctaaatgctGAGTTGCTCAAAAGTTTTCAGACAGTCTATGGAAATACCTGTCAGGCTGTCAACTGTTCTAACAAGTCTATCTTTTACTCCTAAATGCCACTTGCTTGGCAAAGAAGCAGTCAAAATATATATCCCAAAACTATGGTTTTATTAGGCCATGGATGGAACCATGGACACACAGTATCTAATTCCAGAAGGTCATGTATTCAATGTCACAAAtaaaatttgttgttaaaaaGGTTCAAagatataaattattattaacaATTATACCTTGTGCTAACAGATCTTCTCCTATTTGTACTTCTTGTAAAAAGAATTTCTGCATAGCCTCTGGACTACTTAAATCAGGTaactgaaaatataataaaacattaataaagaACAAAGGCACACTGATATgcccaataaaaaaaaacatacaaattacATGCATTGTAAagttaaaccagatgctccgcagggcgcagctttatacgagcggagaggttgaaccctgaacggttggatattgctattgcgcaatactgtgcaattgaaaatatttgctattgcacaatactgtgcaattgaagatttcttgctattgctgaatactgtgcaattgaaaatttcttgctattgcacaatactgtgcaattgaagatttcttgctattgctgaatactgtgcaattgaaaattttctattgcacaatacttaatataataattttggatcctgatttgaaccaacttgaaaactgggcccataatcaaaaatctaagtacatgtttagattcagcatatcaaaaaacccaagaattcaatttttgttaaaatcaaacttagtttaattttggaccctttggactttaatgtagaccaatttgaaaactgaccaaaaattaagaatctacatacacagttagatttggcatatcaaagaaccccaattattcaatttttgatgaaatcaaacaaagttcaattttggaccctttgggccctttattcctaaactgttgggaccaaaactcccaaaatcaaacccaaccttccttttatggtcataaaccttgtgttgaaatttcattgatttctatttacttatactaaagttatggtgcgaaaaccaagaataatgcttatttgggcccctttttggcccctaattcctaaactgttgggacctcaactcccaaaatcaatcccaaccttccttttgtggacataaaccttgtgttgaaatttcattgatttctatttacttatactaaagttaaagtgcgaaaaccaagaaaatgcttatttgggccctttttggcccctaattcctaaaatgttgggaccaaaactcccaaaatcaatcccaaccttccttttgtggtcattaaccttgtgttaaaatttcatagatttctattgactttgactaaagttagagtgcgaaaactaaaagtattcggacgacgacaacgacgccaacgtgctaccaatatacaaccaaaaaattttcaatttttgcggtcgtgtaaaaacacatatataaagaaaatggAGATGTGTGACAAACACTCTTTGCgagtacaaataaatttgatACTTTTCTGAAATGGAATATCAGGTGTATAGCAGGTCTCATCCAAATAAAACAAGAATCCACATATCATGCTAAGTATACCCGTAAACGTTATTCTTTTCGTAAGTCAAATAATTCTAGAAGCTAGGTTGTAGGAGATTAGTACTTATCAGGAATAAATCTCTGCAGTATTGATCAAATTTTGGCTTAGCACATAGACACGTGTTTCTCAGACTCCACATGACTTCCTTTCATTTAATTAGTCAGAGGTGTACTGacattttaattacaaatattttagtTGTTAGAaatttggctttgaactagttcAGTAAAGGcatattttatatagattgggactttttgtcatttgtttttatgCTTAATTTATACCATTATAATTAGTCAAGCTCTTTACAAATGGTTTGCTCAGTTTGTATTCATGTTGTGGTattacacaactgtcccaggttagggaaagGTTGAGTGCTCATTGTTCAAGGACATACAGTTGCCTGTAACTAGTCTTTGTcctttcattattatttatggatagttgtctcaatgacaagaataccacatttctttatttctatttagTAATTTCAGAGAAGTTGGTATAAGTTGTAGATCAACATGACCATTACCTGATTGTTAAGACTATTGATCTTGAAATGTTTTCTAAATCTAcaaaatgtacattgtatgtaatacatgtacatcaataaGCTCACCTGGACATTAGTTTTACCACCACCTTGCTTTTTATTCTGTGATGCTCGACTTCTTTCTGAAATTATATGTCAATGATTAATTAATGGTCTTGACAAGAAGCAAAATGGTTCATGATTTATTAAACAATGTAGCAATATTTGAGATACACCAGTTAATATGATATTCCAGAGCTTCTTTTCCTATCAAGATTTCCTTTTTAGTCTTGATAACAGaccaggccattcattaggaggcggtaccctgTACTTTTACCCtactatgctattgacaagtaccacCTAAATGTAGGAGTTTTTATacaagatattcatggaataaattgaaaagtaccacctagaaacgtggaaagtaccagtcaacatgaaagataatgaaacccctgacaGACTGCTGCTGCAGTACAACAATGCATATCAAACTTTCAGGTACTTTTGTGCTTTTTCTTGACAATTAATTTTTATTGGTTGAAGAAGCCTGAGTGCCAAGAGAGAACAACCAACACCATCCTAAGGCAGCcaaactaacaatcctagtccATTAACATGTATAAAGATCACGACCATGTAGCCAAGAGAGAACAACCAACACCATCCTAAGGCAGcaaaactaacaatcctagtccATTAACATGTATAAAGATCACGACCATGTAGCCAAGGGAGAACAACCAACACCATCCTAAGGCAGCcaaactaacaatcctagtccATTAACATGTATAAAGATCACGACCATGTAGCCAAGAGAGAACAACCAACACCATCCTAAGGCAGcaaaactaacaatcctagtccATTAACATGTATAAAGATCACGACCATGTAGCCAAGAGAGAACAACCAACACCATCCTAAGGCAGCcaaactaacaatcctagtccATTAACATGTATAAAGATCACGACCATGTAGCCAAGAGAGAACAACCAACACCATCCTAAGGCAGcaaaactaacaatcctagtccATTAACATGTATAAAGATCACGACCATGTAGCCAAGAGAGAACAACCAACACCATCCTAAGGCAGCCAAACTAACAATCCTTGTCCATTAACATATATAAAGCCAAGAGAGAACAACCAACACCATCCTAAGGCAGCcaaactaacaatcctagtccATTAACATGTATAAAGATCACGACCATGTAGCCAAGAGAGAACAACCAACACCATCCTAAGGCAGCcaaactaacaatcctagtccATTAACATGTATAAAGATCACAACCATGTAGCCAAGAGAGAACAACCAACACCATCCTAAGGCAGCcaaactaacaatcctagtccATTAACATGTATAAAGATCACAaccatgtagagcaggatctgcttaccactCCAGATTAACTGATATTACCCCATGTTTATGaactcatttttttaaagtttttatgtaCTAAGTGCTTTGTCAGATTATGTTTGTAGACTAAAATTAAGTCATGATTTTGACTGTCACTTTATTTATGGGCATGTAACTTCTTTGAATAATCTGTCTGGGTTCCAGAGGtcttccaggggttggaacccaccttttttttttacgatcaatgcatttgaactTTAGAATGGGGACACGATATGGCATTTTCTGACTAGATCTATTCATCTTATGAATAATTGTTGGATTTTTCATTGATATGTtctacaagaaaaaaaatcttttatacaAAAAGAACTACTTATTGCCAATTCAGGTCACAAATTGTGTTGAATGCCAGAATGGGCAGTTATGTCATTGTATTTCTGTCAAGTTACTCAAGTTCAACatgaaaaaaattatgcataACTTTTAAATAAGACACACATCATCTTTCTTAACACATGAATCATGtatgttaaaaattaataaatacatCCTATTTTCTTACGTAATTACCACATTGTCATTGACAGTTGTAAGTTGTAACTGAGATAAAATATTTGTACTCTCAAACATACTTTCTTTTAGTTTTCTTTTGAAATCGGGATCACTTCTCCTCTTTCTATCAAAATAGATGCAATATCCTAAGAAACATAAGCTTCCAGCAGCAGCAGCTATGCCTATTGATGATCTTGACAGCATTTTTTCCAACACACGAGTTTACTGCCTAACACTGTCATAAAGGGAGATAACAATAATCAACGTCTATTGTTTGCTTGGATAATAATCTGAATGTACATGTGTTAAAACGTTCTAAAGACTTTTGTTTAAACTGTAATACTGGACTTACTCCAGTAAAGGAGTACATCAAATGAATCCTCTACCACAAAAGACGAAAAGTCTACATATTTAAATTGTACCTATTAATCATtagccataaaaaaaaaaaataaagagcaaAGCTTTAAGATGCCCAATACTAATTTTATGGACCACATTGAATGCTGCATTACCAGGGAAATGGACTTCTGCTAATATAAAGATTAAACCTTATTTAAGATAAATCAAATACATGTCCGAGAACATTCCAGGgttctttaaaacttttaaagCTGGAACTTGCAATTCTCTTCAACGCTTGTGTATAATAACCTTAAAAAGACATTTCTGTTAGACACTTATTACTTGTGATGTTTTGTTTAATTCTTGAAAATTAAGTTATTTCTAACCAAATTTACTATAATAACTGCTCTGTTAATAGTCTCAGGTTTTATACATACCTTTTAGACATCTTTATTTTATCATCTTTTTACgacgatttttaaaaatatacccagatttttttcagtttatatgtgtattatgtgcacatacatgagaaccatagggaactatatttctgtgtgaatacatttagtaacagtagctaacctgtcctgttgttagggaggcaagtgcctaagtaaagatttagaacaagttctaatctttccaaaaaagtATGAACCAAACTAAAAAAATTTAATCTTAaaagctgtgttttttttttaattttaaaatgtattttactaCTAAATCAAACTAAGCTGTGATCAGGttgagtttttttctttttcaaaggaGTTTCACCTTTGTTTGCTTCCATGTTTGATAAGCTGCATACCTCTTCttgaattaacatttttttctgcatGATAAATTAATTTAGAATAAATGCTGTGGTCACACACCTGTTTGAAATGTAATATTGTGTACTCCTTATTTGATATAATGGGAATTCAATCAATTTGTTCACAGATTTGTAATTGAAATCAGGATTCATACCTTCAAAGTCGTCAAAAATCAGATACTCAGAATGCTGTCTTGTTTAAGAAGCAGGGTTTCAAGATGTATTAAGTTTGCATTAAGTTTGCCATGCAGATTCAGGGATGAAAATATTTCAGACAATTGCAATGATGAAATAATTCTGTAAACCAAATATAGATGTCTTATCACTCATACCTAAAAAATCAGGTGGACAATAAACCATATTTCTCTCACCTCATAATTGCAAAATATAAATATCCTTCGGAGAGGATTACTTGATTTGtagtccttgacctcatttcatggataacAGAAACATAGTTTTCATTGTTCGGTCCGTTTCTCAATTATAAGTtggtgaaccatgaaaatgagggaCATTTGCAAGAAGGAAACTTTAAAACATAGGATATTCAAGATAGGCTAGCAAGTATCCAACTTCTTATACCTCTGAAGAACAAAGCGTTATACTCTTCACTGTTTTTTGCTGCAAAATAAGAATCTCTTTATTGGTACTAGGGGTATATAAATCATGTGaatttataagaaatatttttataaattgataggTTGTTGTAATTCAACTTCTTTTGGAATAGACTTAATGCATATATTCAGGGTGAAATTTTTGATGGAACAGTCTTTAAAGTGCATTGGTTAAAATAGCAGATCCCAGTTTTACGGAAAGGCACATTTTTCCAGACagccttaaaatattttttcttgaatttgGTACAAAGATACTTAAGGAAATGTGCATTCAAACTCTGCAGTTGAAACTTGTGTATTTTCCTAAAAGGTCAGGTTTTCTTATGaaatttattcattgttttttgCATCAGTATTCTCCCTTGACATTATTGGTTTCTGTTTCATTGACATATGCCCCAATTTCCTTTTATCTTAGTTTGCATGTACTGTAGCATAGCAGAAGCTAGTTTAACCTCTACAAAGAGTCTACTGATCTGCTAAGCAAGATTTTGTCACTCATAATATAAGTAATAAGAACAATCAAACTCTCAATTTGTTGCCATAATGTATCTGCAAGTTTCAGTTACTTGCGATCTGTGTCCATGCTTTGCTTACAAAGATTTTAAGTTACTCCATTCTACATTCTGTTTTAGCAATCTTTCATGATCCTCAGGTTTTGTCCTTATTGTACACACCTTCTAAATTTGGAGACGGACATTCATAGGGTGATATAAATTTATCAGAACAAAAAGTAGGATGAAGTGTTGTCAGATCATTGTGAGCAATGCATTGACACAGGATCTATATTCTAATTTGATCTGATTTTCAATTATTCTTcataatttatataagaaaactGAATCAAGTCTTAATTTTCTAATAAAACATCAATCTTACATGGAAACAAACCCTGAATTATTCAAATATAAGCTGTGCCAACGGTATATTGAAAAAAGCTAAGGATTTTGTAAAAtgaatcaaaaccaaatataGGTAGATAATAAAGAAGAGGACATCTGCAGTTCCTATAGAAGAGTACCAGAATGTGCAAGTTTTGGCATTTCTGATCACCTAGTAACCAAGACCTCCATTCTGATTTAAAGacaagaggatgtggtatgattgtcaatgagacaactcggtaaaagagaccaaatgaagtaAAAAGGTTAGCAACTACAGGTCACTgcaaagccttcaacaatgagcatatcCCATTCtacatagcaagctataaaaggccatgaaatCACAAATATTCACTTAAACAGACTAAAGCTAAATGTTGTCAAAGATCGTCCTATCTAGGTttcctataacatgtataatacgtTGCAGCTAGACAAAAGCATCAGAATCCCAAAGTTATTCTGATCTTGAACATTAATTTCCTCTATTTTACAAGTCACAGGTTCTCTGAAAGTTATTGCAAAGTAATGATAAATGAACTTTAATTGAACATAATTTGGAATAAAATAAACGATAA includes:
- the LOC143068895 gene encoding mitochondrial import receptor subunit TOM20 homolog produces the protein MLSRSSIGIAAAAGSLCFLGYCIYFDRKRRSDPDFKRKLKEKRSRASQNKKQGGGKTNVQLPDLSSPEAMQKFFLQEVQIGEDLLAQGEIEEGVEHLSVAVAVCGQPQHLLQVLQQTLPPQVFQLLIQKLPTVNQRLSLSKGPTIKNLEEDDVE